Proteins from a genomic interval of Candidatus Liberimonas magnetica:
- a CDS encoding ABC transporter substrate-binding protein, translating to MTKLWSLIVLLIFLTSLCFGVNRVSVSVIFSSDEKPYQEAWEGFKKYFDEKKIALLSFEHHLKEEPPELICSKISREKSDIVLAIGTRALNLAKEKIKNIPVVFSMSLEDEKDTGQNIAGVSINISPKIKLEKAVKIFPGTKKIGFIYSTKESGEYKKISETCTELGLELISKEVSSVKDFPRALKELSWQIDCFLMVPDSSIYFAESVKYLLSDSFEKRYMVIGLSSPYTKAGALFSLDCDFNDIGRQSGEIALKIAEGEKPGTIPLAFPRKTRLSLNLIAAKKIGIKLSGDMPKYASEVFEE from the coding sequence ATGACAAAACTATGGTCTCTTATAGTGTTATTAATATTTTTGACTTCTTTGTGTTTTGGTGTCAACCGCGTATCAGTTTCTGTTATTTTTTCATCAGATGAAAAACCGTATCAGGAAGCGTGGGAAGGATTTAAGAAATATTTTGATGAAAAGAAAATAGCTTTATTGTCCTTTGAGCATCATTTGAAAGAAGAGCCCCCTGAACTGATTTGTTCAAAAATAAGCAGGGAAAAATCGGATATAGTTCTTGCTATTGGAACACGAGCTTTAAATTTGGCAAAGGAAAAAATAAAAAATATTCCCGTGGTATTTTCGATGTCTCTTGAGGATGAAAAAGATACAGGTCAGAATATTGCAGGAGTATCGATTAATATTTCCCCTAAGATAAAACTGGAAAAAGCTGTGAAAATCTTTCCCGGGACTAAAAAAATCGGTTTTATTTATTCAACAAAAGAATCCGGGGAATATAAAAAAATATCGGAAACCTGTACGGAATTGGGTTTAGAACTTATTAGCAAAGAAGTTAGTTCCGTAAAGGATTTTCCGAGAGCGCTTAAAGAGCTATCCTGGCAGATAGATTGTTTTTTAATGGTTCCGGATTCCAGCATATATTTTGCTGAGTCAGTAAAATACCTGCTATCTGATAGTTTTGAAAAAAGATATATGGTTATCGGGCTTTCCTCGCCTTATACAAAAGCCGGAGCACTTTTTTCGTTAGATTGTGATTTTAATGATATCGGCAGGCAAAGCGGCGAGATAGCTTTAAAAATTGCTGAAGGTGAAAAACCGGGCACTATTCCACTGGCTTTTCCCAGAAAAACCAGGCTATCTTTAAACCTTATCGCAGCTAAAAAAATCGGAATAAAGTTATCCGGTGATATGCCTAAATATGCTTCTGAGGTTTTCGAAGAATGA
- a CDS encoding type III pantothenate kinase, with translation MLLAIDIGNTNITLGVFKIKSGRALKGPAKIWRLATDPNSTSDEYALRILDLLRYSLIEYKNIKAAAIASVVPYLNDPFEEVSNKYFGKKPFFVEAINQKYLKISYDNPKEIGADRIADAVAAYEFFGGPIIVVDFGTATTFDCISKNREYLGGAIVPGILVSAESLARKTAKLPLVEIKKTKNIIGKSTISGIQSGIYYGYVGLVEAIIAKISKEMPKPKVIATGGLAPLITSDIKEVKAIIPELTLEGIRIIWNMQN, from the coding sequence ATGCTTTTAGCCATAGACATTGGAAATACTAATATAACTTTAGGTGTTTTTAAAATAAAGTCAGGTAGAGCACTTAAGGGCCCGGCCAAGATATGGAGGCTGGCTACAGACCCGAACAGCACTTCAGATGAATATGCTTTAAGGATTCTTGACCTGCTCAGGTATTCTTTGATAGAATATAAAAATATAAAAGCGGCCGCAATAGCAAGCGTTGTTCCATACTTAAATGACCCCTTTGAAGAAGTATCAAATAAATATTTTGGTAAAAAACCGTTTTTTGTTGAAGCAATAAATCAAAAATACCTGAAAATCTCATATGATAATCCAAAAGAGATAGGCGCTGACAGGATAGCGGATGCAGTTGCAGCCTATGAGTTTTTTGGCGGTCCGATAATAGTAGTAGATTTTGGAACTGCCACGACTTTTGATTGTATCAGTAAAAATAGGGAATATCTTGGCGGAGCTATTGTCCCGGGTATTTTAGTATCAGCAGAGTCTCTGGCAAGAAAAACAGCTAAATTGCCGTTAGTCGAAATAAAGAAAACAAAAAATATAATTGGAAAATCAACTATTTCTGGAATACAATCAGGCATTTATTACGGATATGTAGGCTTAGTTGAAGCAATAATAGCTAAAATCAGTAAGGAGATGCCAAAACCAAAGGTTATAGCAACCGGAGGGTTGGCACCTTTGATAACAAGTGATATAAAGGAAGTAAAAGCTATAATTCCTGAACTAACATTAGAAGGTATTAGAATAATTTGGAATATGCAAAATTAA
- a CDS encoding PAS domain S-box protein — MNLAIRTKLFLTGIVLTILATSFLGWFSVHHEKKGLEIELSERVNSLVDNLAMNCVYGVLTLNKEELNRLASNVLSQKDIVFVKVEDDKGITLVNAGKEPADEPIKEFSTAILGENQTANTGEEMLLNIEGKSEKEKIGKVKVAISLVSFNDKLNELRKIMLIVSLAIILFVIVAVTLIVNTYINSPIKNLISATKIIAQGNLDYEVKSRSKDELGILSNFFNKMTKDLKKSKEALEERARELNKSEKRFKDIAFSMADWIWEVDEKGVYTFCSNQVEDILGYTEKELIGKTPFDLMLPKEAERIGKIFSEIIKNKEPIKDLENWNLSKNGIQVCLLTNGVPLLDEQGNIKGYRGIDKDITEHKQAEKEKEKFQRQLMQADKMSAIGQLAGGVAHEINNPMGVILGFAQVVANDIKENDPLYMPLKSIEREALRCKKLVGDLLTFSRAGKTEKENTNINETIEETISIIDAQAKVKNVKITRSYAANLPHIVVNKNQIQQVIVNLCNNAMDAMPQGGKITITTRQVETRIEIDVSDTGTGMTEDVKKHIFEPFFTTKEIGKGTGLGLSLCFEIIENHSGTIEAESEAGKGSVFRIKLPIN; from the coding sequence ATGAACCTCGCCATTAGAACAAAACTTTTTCTAACCGGCATTGTTTTGACTATACTTGCTACTTCTTTTTTAGGCTGGTTTAGTGTGCACCACGAAAAAAAAGGGTTAGAAATAGAGTTGAGCGAGAGGGTAAATTCTTTAGTAGATAACCTTGCAATGAATTGTGTATATGGGGTGTTAACTTTAAATAAAGAAGAACTTAACAGGTTGGCAAGCAATGTTTTAAGTCAGAAAGATATAGTTTTTGTAAAGGTTGAAGATGATAAAGGGATTACTCTGGTTAATGCCGGAAAGGAACCAGCAGATGAGCCGATCAAGGAATTTTCAACTGCGATATTAGGCGAGAATCAAACAGCAAACACAGGAGAAGAAATGCTCCTGAATATCGAAGGAAAATCTGAAAAAGAAAAGATCGGCAAAGTGAAAGTCGCGATCTCTTTAGTTTCGTTTAATGATAAACTAAATGAACTGCGAAAAATAATGCTCATAGTTTCGTTGGCTATAATACTGTTTGTAATTGTTGCGGTTACCTTAATAGTAAATACATATATTAATTCTCCGATAAAAAATTTAATTTCCGCCACTAAAATAATTGCTCAGGGCAATTTAGATTATGAAGTAAAGAGTAGATCTAAAGATGAGCTGGGAATCCTGAGTAATTTTTTTAATAAGATGACGAAAGATCTGAAAAAATCCAAGGAAGCGCTGGAAGAAAGAGCAAGAGAACTTAATAAATCCGAAAAACGTTTTAAAGATATCGCTTTTAGCATGGCTGATTGGATCTGGGAGGTTGACGAAAAGGGGGTGTACACATTTTGCTCAAATCAGGTTGAAGATATTTTGGGTTATACCGAAAAAGAGCTCATCGGGAAGACCCCCTTTGATTTGATGCTGCCAAAGGAAGCAGAAAGGATAGGTAAAATATTTTCTGAAATAATAAAAAATAAAGAACCGATCAAAGACTTAGAAAACTGGAACCTATCCAAGAATGGCATACAAGTCTGCCTTCTTACCAATGGTGTCCCCTTATTAGATGAACAGGGCAATATAAAAGGCTATCGTGGAATAGACAAAGATATTACTGAACACAAGCAGGCAGAAAAAGAAAAAGAAAAATTTCAAAGACAGCTTATGCAGGCGGATAAAATGTCAGCTATAGGGCAGTTAGCAGGCGGCGTAGCTCACGAAATAAACAACCCTATGGGAGTGATTTTGGGGTTTGCGCAGGTGGTGGCCAACGACATAAAAGAAAATGACCCCTTATATATGCCGTTAAAATCAATAGAGCGGGAAGCTCTAAGATGTAAGAAACTCGTAGGAGATTTATTGACGTTCTCCAGGGCAGGAAAGACAGAGAAAGAGAATACCAACATAAATGAAACTATCGAAGAGACAATATCTATAATAGATGCTCAGGCAAAAGTAAAAAATGTAAAAATAACAAGGAGTTATGCAGCTAATTTACCCCATATTGTTGTAAACAAGAACCAGATTCAGCAGGTTATAGTAAATTTATGCAATAATGCAATGGACGCTATGCCTCAAGGCGGTAAGATAACAATAACCACAAGGCAGGTAGAAACCCGTATTGAGATAGATGTGTCAGACACAGGCACAGGGATGACTGAGGATGTAAAGAAGCACATATTTGAGCCGTTTTTTACAACGAAGGAAATAGGTAAAGGAACAGGCTTAGGTTTGAGCCTGTGTTTTGAGATAATTGAAAACCACAGCGGTACGATCGAAGCAGAAAGTGAAGCAGGCAAAGGGTCTGTGTTTAGGATAAAATTGCCGATAAATTAA
- a CDS encoding STAS/SEC14 domain-containing protein, which translates to MELREVSEREIWVGETKIYSGEDNILYITAAGDSDEKMAAAMREVEVKFINMAQGKVNLLIDINRCGKQSPEARKIRQEVSDHEKVGKVAVFGMHPVARVIASFVISITKRKNNKFFKNREDALAWLKE; encoded by the coding sequence ATGGAACTAAGGGAAGTAAGTGAAAGAGAAATTTGGGTAGGAGAAACTAAGATTTATTCTGGCGAAGATAATATTCTCTATATTACTGCTGCAGGGGATTCAGATGAAAAGATGGCGGCTGCAATGAGAGAAGTTGAAGTCAAATTTATAAATATGGCCCAAGGAAAGGTAAATCTTCTTATAGACATTAACAGGTGCGGGAAGCAATCGCCGGAAGCAAGAAAGATACGGCAGGAAGTGTCTGACCATGAAAAAGTCGGAAAGGTTGCTGTATTCGGAATGCATCCTGTTGCCAGAGTGATAGCATCTTTTGTTATAAGCATAACAAAAAGGAAAAATAATAAATTTTTCAAGAACAGGGAAGATGCTCTTGCTTGGCTGAAGGAATAA
- a CDS encoding Fe-S-containing hydro-lyase, which translates to MERNLTVSKLIEKISELKVGDSILLSGTIYTARDAAHKRLVEIIEKKQVLPFDLKNSVIYYCGPCPAKPGEIIGSCGPTTSNRMDKYTPLLLSLGLKATIGKGPRSDEVVYAMKKNSAVYLAATGGIGALLSKKVKSSQIIAFEDLGTEAIHKLEVIDFPVIVANDVNGNNIFEG; encoded by the coding sequence ATGGAACGAAACCTAACTGTATCAAAATTAATAGAAAAAATAAGTGAGTTGAAGGTTGGCGACAGCATTTTGCTTTCAGGCACGATTTATACAGCCCGGGATGCGGCACACAAAAGGCTTGTGGAAATAATAGAAAAAAAACAAGTCCTGCCTTTTGATCTAAAAAACTCTGTTATTTATTACTGCGGGCCGTGCCCTGCAAAACCCGGCGAAATAATAGGCTCCTGCGGGCCTACGACGTCAAACAGGATGGATAAATATACACCTTTACTTTTAAGTTTAGGGTTAAAAGCTACTATAGGGAAAGGGCCCAGGTCAGATGAAGTTGTATACGCTATGAAGAAAAATAGTGCAGTTTATCTTGCGGCTACAGGCGGGATAGGGGCTCTTTTATCTAAAAAAGTGAAAAGCTCCCAAATAATAGCTTTTGAAGACTTGGGAACGGAAGCTATCCATAAACTTGAAGTGATAGATTTTCCTGTAATAGTGGCGAATGATGTGAATGGAAATAATATTTTTGAGGGGTAA
- a CDS encoding ABC transporter substrate-binding protein, protein MKTKVWPIIVWLLFSASLCFGVKQVSVSVIFSSDEKPYQESWEGFKKFFDENKIALRPSEHHLSKEPSELVSSKINKEKPDLVLVIGMRALNSVKGKIKDIPVVFSMSLGNEEDRGENITGVAMNIPAKLKLEKAKEIFSGIKRIGLIYSTKESLKYKKISETCKELGLELVSKEVGSAKEFPGALKGIDWQIDCFLMIPDSSIYFVESVKHLLSDSLEKKYMVIGLSSPYTKAGALFSLDCDLNDIGRQSGEIALKIIEGEKPGSIPLIFPRKTRLSLNRIAAKRVGIKLSDDILKEASEVFEE, encoded by the coding sequence ATGAAAACAAAAGTTTGGCCTATAATTGTATGGCTGCTATTTTCGGCTTCTTTATGTTTTGGTGTTAAACAGGTATCGGTTTCTGTAATTTTTTCATCGGATGAAAAACCGTATCAGGAATCCTGGGAAGGATTTAAGAAATTTTTCGATGAGAATAAAATAGCTTTAAGGCCCTCTGAGCATCATTTGTCGAAGGAGCCCTCTGAACTGGTTTCTTCAAAAATAAACAAGGAAAAACCGGATCTAGTCCTTGTTATTGGAATGCGGGCTTTGAATTCGGTAAAGGGGAAAATAAAAGATATTCCTGTAGTGTTTTCAATGTCTCTTGGGAACGAAGAGGATAGGGGTGAGAATATTACAGGAGTGGCAATGAATATCCCGGCTAAGCTGAAACTTGAAAAAGCTAAGGAAATCTTTTCCGGGATTAAGAGGATAGGCTTAATATATTCTACAAAAGAATCCTTGAAATACAAAAAAATCTCAGAAACCTGTAAGGAATTGGGTTTAGAACTGGTCAGCAAAGAGGTTGGTTCCGCAAAGGAATTCCCCGGTGCACTTAAAGGAATAGACTGGCAGATAGATTGTTTTTTAATGATCCCGGATTCCAGCATATATTTTGTAGAATCAGTAAAACATCTGTTGTCTGATAGTTTAGAAAAAAAATATATGGTTATCGGGCTTTCCTCTCCTTATACAAAAGCCGGGGCACTTTTTTCCCTAGATTGCGATTTAAATGATATCGGCAGGCAAAGCGGTGAAATAGCGTTAAAAATTATTGAAGGTGAAAAACCCGGCAGTATCCCGTTAATTTTTCCTAGAAAAACCAGACTTTCGTTAAACCGTATTGCTGCTAAAAGGGTCGGAATAAAATTGTCTGATGATATACTTAAAGAGGCGTCGGAGGTTTTCGAAGAATGA
- a CDS encoding TonB-dependent receptor, translating into MKKEFWLIASLVCACFCFVPQVSYGDSEEQGGEQLFFMEIPSVIAASRREQPVTEAPASVEVVTAQEIRDSGATNIPEAIRMVAGIDLTSISSRNRFVFIRGFHEGNNNFLLVMIDGRSIDWDVYNVVLWDQQQIGLDEIERIEIINGPGSSLYGANAYSGIINIITKTPEQINGTNINVRGGTPSLFNTSIIHGKTTQKVDYKVSAGFDKLDEWKDTPLKDAGQVSRANALVDYKISEKSKLSFSAGRAYGLNQKFFGGENVGVGVNPSGYNNDYAQAAYTLGTLSIRSYVKNADMSIKFPVMSDVWYFKTTNFDVELQHSFEIGNTHSLVWGLDYRNLGMQKNEIVSSDHAQDIYGVFAEDQYQMTDQLKLVLGARYDSHPLIKSQVSTRGALLYAINKDQSILGSVSKAFRNPTLVESYFDRTTTSLVFNPLAGAFVPITAIILGNQNLSPEQVTAYQAEYRYKLSTIEGKVGVFYNQYSDFIVARDAIDPTGVSVTTTFENSGGADNVGAMLGFNVLFTDWLKGTLNYTYAQTREKEDNTGTNLTNEKDWVRQDDPKNRVNAGFDMKFRNGISANLSGQWVDSIVYDYINAAQAESLISLKAYTIVNLCVGYAFIEDRIYASLSAFNLFDQNFYEGVPGTGLIPAGDLSTSEELGRRINIQASYKF; encoded by the coding sequence ATGAAAAAAGAGTTTTGGCTCATTGCATCATTGGTTTGTGCTTGTTTTTGTTTTGTCCCGCAGGTTTCTTATGGAGATAGCGAGGAACAAGGCGGTGAGCAGTTGTTTTTTATGGAGATACCGTCAGTTATAGCGGCTTCAAGAAGAGAACAGCCTGTGACAGAAGCTCCGGCTTCGGTTGAAGTCGTGACAGCTCAAGAAATACGAGACAGCGGCGCAACAAACATTCCTGAGGCCATCCGGATGGTAGCAGGCATAGACCTCACGAGTATTTCCTCAAGGAATAGGTTTGTGTTTATACGCGGTTTCCATGAGGGGAACAACAATTTCCTGCTCGTAATGATTGACGGACGCTCTATTGACTGGGACGTTTACAACGTTGTGTTATGGGACCAGCAACAAATCGGCCTGGATGAAATTGAGCGTATAGAAATCATAAACGGCCCCGGGTCATCACTTTACGGTGCCAATGCATATTCAGGGATAATAAACATCATTACCAAGACACCGGAACAGATAAACGGGACAAATATCAATGTGCGGGGAGGAACTCCCAGCTTATTCAATACATCTATCATTCACGGAAAGACTACACAAAAAGTTGACTATAAAGTATCGGCAGGTTTTGATAAACTGGATGAATGGAAAGATACGCCCCTTAAAGATGCCGGGCAGGTATCCAGGGCCAATGCCCTTGTTGATTATAAAATATCGGAGAAAAGCAAACTCTCTTTTTCGGCAGGCAGGGCCTACGGCTTAAATCAAAAATTCTTCGGTGGTGAAAACGTGGGAGTAGGGGTTAACCCTTCCGGATATAATAATGATTATGCGCAGGCCGCATATACCTTAGGAACCCTTAGCATACGCTCCTATGTCAAAAACGCTGATATGTCTATAAAGTTTCCGGTTATGAGCGATGTCTGGTATTTTAAGACAACAAATTTTGATGTGGAATTACAGCATTCGTTTGAAATCGGGAACACGCATTCCTTGGTTTGGGGGCTTGACTACCGCAATCTAGGAATGCAAAAAAATGAAATCGTATCCTCTGACCATGCCCAGGACATATACGGAGTCTTTGCGGAGGACCAGTACCAGATGACGGACCAATTAAAATTAGTGCTGGGCGCCAGGTATGACAGCCATCCTCTTATAAAGAGCCAGGTTTCTACAAGGGGAGCTCTGTTGTATGCTATAAACAAAGACCAATCAATCTTAGGTTCAGTAAGCAAGGCTTTTCGCAACCCGACTCTTGTGGAATCATATTTTGACCGCACGACAACAAGCCTTGTGTTTAACCCTCTTGCAGGCGCTTTCGTTCCCATCACCGCCATAATTTTGGGCAACCAGAACCTTAGCCCGGAACAGGTCACGGCATACCAGGCAGAGTATAGATACAAGCTGAGTACTATAGAGGGGAAAGTTGGGGTATTCTACAACCAGTATTCTGATTTTATTGTAGCAAGAGATGCCATAGATCCAACAGGAGTGTCCGTTACAACTACTTTTGAAAATAGCGGCGGTGCCGACAATGTGGGAGCTATGCTTGGCTTCAATGTGTTATTTACAGATTGGCTTAAAGGCACGTTGAATTACACGTATGCCCAAACCAGAGAGAAAGAAGATAACACAGGCACTAACCTTACAAATGAGAAAGACTGGGTGCGCCAGGATGACCCAAAGAACAGGGTAAATGCCGGGTTTGACATGAAGTTTAGAAACGGCATCTCTGCAAATTTATCAGGGCAATGGGTGGATAGCATTGTTTATGACTACATCAACGCAGCTCAGGCGGAATCCCTGATCAGTCTTAAAGCATACACAATTGTGAATCTATGTGTAGGCTATGCATTTATAGAAGACAGGATATATGCGTCCCTAAGCGCGTTTAACCTGTTCGATCAAAACTTTTATGAGGGTGTACCGGGTACAGGTTTGATCCCTGCAGGCGACCTGTCAACTTCGGAAGAACTTGGAAGAAGAATAAATATACAGGCAAGTTACAAATTCTAA
- a CDS encoding TonB-dependent receptor has translation MFFKKATVLESLFYILAGAGLCAINGEAKEISSEDILFMNVGVVTASKTEQRISEAPAVMYIVTAEDIKLSGATQLGEALTMVPGLNIRHGTAGSMHIGGLRGLDKLPMNKILLLVNGMPWGPGTYQDGLFTSLPVALNEIDRIEVMKGPGSLLYGANAMAGVINVITKSLKDTEGGLASVTGGEYNTYLGSLRYGGAINDKIDYRISGFYDQRDNYGRPAYSSNPTQQRYSGRVAVDYNINNNSKLSLWGGGSHAVKSEIEYESTGVMNFAGHGNSLANLQYKVNKPDILITAYTIDQDLRGGYSFGSTTQSTGESMTKRSKLEAQNTVNLFERDTLVWGAATEQNIYDTALDGKKYQNQSGVYFDNTYKITSWFTLNGGMRYDKRDETPDPFYANRLSLMFYPWGKNHRFLITQGLAYRNPDFIESYYYTRIYVTPTLYYDVSGHPSLKPEKMQSYEASYRGMIADVCIEVNAYVMNVKDFIFTNTTSIWPVPGMTIPRTIDFANGGEVQVTGYEAELKYLFTKWLSGLVNYTYIEQKELTANPSADFRTFLMNTPKNTANAKLTASFNNGITCSLSVNYVDATVWKYVSSWGGGGNAAAYTIANTYLGYKIASGTELSLAIADLFDTKYDEYPIANQKIGRRATLTLSQEF, from the coding sequence ATGTTTTTTAAAAAGGCAACAGTTTTGGAAAGTTTGTTTTATATATTAGCAGGGGCCGGATTATGTGCTATTAATGGTGAAGCAAAAGAGATAAGTTCAGAGGATATTTTGTTTATGAACGTAGGCGTGGTAACTGCAAGTAAGACAGAACAAAGGATATCCGAAGCACCCGCAGTGATGTATATTGTCACAGCAGAGGATATTAAGCTTTCCGGCGCCACCCAGTTAGGAGAGGCGCTGACCATGGTTCCGGGATTGAATATTCGTCATGGCACGGCGGGGAGTATGCACATCGGCGGTTTAAGGGGTTTAGACAAACTGCCCATGAATAAAATCCTCCTGCTTGTAAACGGCATGCCGTGGGGGCCGGGCACATATCAAGACGGTCTTTTCACCAGTCTCCCGGTTGCATTGAACGAAATTGACCGCATTGAGGTAATGAAAGGCCCCGGCTCTTTATTGTACGGCGCCAATGCCATGGCGGGTGTTATTAATGTCATTACCAAAAGCCTCAAAGACACCGAAGGCGGCCTGGCCTCTGTAACAGGAGGCGAATATAACACTTATCTTGGCTCCCTGCGGTACGGCGGGGCAATAAATGATAAAATAGATTACCGTATTTCGGGTTTTTACGATCAACGCGATAATTACGGAAGGCCTGCCTATTCCAGCAACCCGACCCAACAGAGATATTCGGGTAGGGTAGCGGTGGACTATAACATCAACAACAATTCAAAACTTTCATTGTGGGGAGGAGGGTCGCATGCGGTAAAATCTGAAATTGAATACGAAAGTACCGGTGTTATGAATTTTGCCGGCCACGGCAATTCTCTGGCAAATCTTCAATATAAGGTTAATAAGCCTGATATACTGATAACCGCTTACACTATAGATCAGGACTTGAGAGGCGGGTACTCATTCGGGTCCACAACTCAGTCTACAGGTGAATCTATGACAAAAAGAAGTAAACTTGAAGCACAGAATACCGTAAATCTCTTTGAGCGCGATACTCTGGTCTGGGGCGCTGCAACAGAACAAAATATTTATGACACCGCCTTAGATGGAAAAAAGTATCAGAACCAGTCCGGGGTGTATTTTGACAACACGTATAAAATAACCAGTTGGTTTACTTTAAACGGCGGAATGCGGTACGATAAAAGAGACGAAACCCCAGATCCTTTTTATGCAAACCGCCTAAGCCTGATGTTCTATCCTTGGGGAAAGAATCACCGTTTCCTTATCACCCAGGGCCTTGCATACCGCAACCCGGATTTTATCGAATCATATTATTACACAAGGATATATGTTACTCCTACGCTTTACTACGATGTTTCCGGCCACCCGAGCTTAAAGCCGGAGAAAATGCAGTCTTATGAGGCAAGCTACCGGGGTATGATAGCCGATGTTTGCATTGAAGTAAACGCCTATGTCATGAACGTGAAGGATTTTATTTTCACCAATACCACGTCTATTTGGCCTGTGCCAGGAATGACGATTCCAAGGACTATAGACTTTGCCAACGGCGGCGAAGTCCAGGTTACAGGTTACGAAGCAGAGTTGAAGTATTTGTTCACGAAATGGCTGAGCGGCCTGGTCAACTACACCTATATTGAGCAAAAGGAGCTTACAGCCAATCCCTCTGCGGATTTCAGGACTTTTCTTATGAATACGCCGAAGAACACGGCAAATGCTAAACTAACTGCGAGCTTCAATAACGGCATTACTTGCAGTCTTTCCGTAAACTACGTGGATGCTACCGTATGGAAATATGTTTCTAGCTGGGGCGGCGGCGGAAATGCTGCGGCATATACCATAGCAAATACTTATCTCGGCTATAAGATAGCATCAGGCACTGAACTATCGCTTGCTATAGCAGATTTATTTGATACAAAATATGACGAGTATCCAATAGCAAACCAGAAGATTGGAAGAAGGGCGACACTAACGTTATCTCAGGAGTTTTAA
- a CDS encoding PAS domain S-box protein, producing MDNGIEKDRISGIIETIMKVERGDYSVQIKLSGRNDDLDSLAMGINMMIDDIKNYVEEIKGYSKTLEQKVEERTRELKESEAKFRCIFENAMDGILVADPQTQKFLMGNNMICKMTGYDLEEIKTLGVVDIHPEKDMPYVVEQFKELARTERILAENIPIKRKDGNVIYADISSSPVTINGKTYLIGIFRDITARKQAEVEKNKLQTQLIHSEKIGVIGQLAGGVAHEMNNPVGVILGFAQVLANDIKEDNPLYMPLKSIEREAQRCKKLVGDLLIFSRAEKTGKETVDINKTIEQTIPLIEAQAKLNKIEITKEYGSNLPFIQVNKNQLQQVIIDLCANAMRSMPETGKISIATRQTETHIEIALADTGMGMTEETKKHIFEPFSKTAATVKSIGLSLSLSFEIIQKHNGTIEVESEVGKGTTFIIKLPKT from the coding sequence ATGGATAATGGAATAGAAAAAGACCGTATAAGTGGAATAATCGAAACAATTATGAAAGTGGAGAGAGGGGATTACTCTGTACAAATTAAACTTTCAGGCAGGAATGATGACCTTGATTCGCTTGCAATGGGCATAAATATGATGATCGATGACATCAAAAATTATGTCGAAGAAATAAAAGGGTATAGTAAAACCTTAGAACAAAAAGTTGAGGAAAGGACTAGAGAACTAAAGGAATCCGAGGCAAAATTCAGATGTATTTTTGAAAATGCCATGGATGGGATACTGGTTGCGGACCCGCAAACTCAGAAATTCCTTATGGGTAATAACATGATATGCAAGATGACGGGGTATGACTTGGAAGAGATTAAAACCCTGGGGGTTGTGGATATCCATCCTGAAAAAGATATGCCGTATGTTGTAGAACAATTTAAAGAACTAGCTAGAACAGAAAGAATATTGGCGGAAAATATTCCGATAAAAAGAAAAGACGGGAATGTTATCTATGCGGATATTAGTTCATCTCCTGTAACAATAAATGGCAAAACTTATCTGATAGGAATATTTAGGGATATTACTGCACGTAAGCAGGCAGAAGTGGAAAAAAATAAACTTCAGACCCAGCTTATTCATTCAGAGAAGATAGGAGTCATAGGGCAATTAGCCGGTGGCGTAGCTCATGAGATGAACAACCCGGTGGGAGTGATTTTGGGGTTTGCTCAGGTCCTTGCCAATGATATAAAAGAAGATAACCCCTTATATATGCCTTTAAAATCAATAGAGCGGGAAGCGCAACGATGCAAGAAACTCGTAGGAGATCTATTGATATTCTCCAGAGCAGAAAAGACAGGAAAAGAAACCGTCGATATAAATAAAACTATTGAACAGACAATTCCACTGATAGAAGCTCAGGCAAAATTAAACAAAATAGAAATAACAAAGGAGTATGGCAGTAATTTGCCGTTTATCCAAGTGAATAAGAACCAGCTACAGCAAGTGATAATAGATTTGTGCGCTAACGCGATGCGCTCTATGCCTGAAACCGGGAAAATATCAATAGCAACTAGACAGACAGAAACCCATATCGAGATAGCTTTAGCTGACACAGGTATGGGGATGACGGAGGAAACAAAGAAACACATATTTGAACCGTTCTCTAAAACAGCGGCTACGGTTAAGAGCATTGGATTAAGTTTGAGCCTCTCTTTTGAGATAATCCAGAAGCACAACGGGACGATCGAAGTTGAAAGTGAAGTAGGTAAAGGAACTACTTTTATAATAAAATTACCTAAAACATAA